The region GCATTCGCTTGCTTTTGCATTAATTTAATTGTTTCCTCATCAGCATCCGGTAACGTTGCAACTAACTTATCATAAAGCGTATTGTTGTCATGTGCTGAAACATAGTTAATTGATTGAGAAGCTTCAGTTGCCCAAGGACCGCGAGATCCTCCTGCTAATGAAACACGGTTATAATCAATTTGAGAATGCTTTGTCGCTCCAACAATACCAAACTTCACACGCTCATCAAAACTAAACTGTCCATTAACAAAACCAGGCTCTTCAGCATTGAATACACTACCTTTTACTCCATCGCGAATATCATCACTAAACATCCCGATACCAGGCATTTGAGACGCATAAATTTTTAATGCTGCCTCATTTTGTTCTAACGCAGAACCACCAGCATCCCAACCTTCACCATAAACAATGATTGTTGGATCAATCTCAGTTAAAGCTGCACGAACTTCATTCATCGTTTCAATATCATGTAACGCCATTAAGTCAAAACGGAATCCATCAATATGATACTCAGTTGCCCAGTACTTCACTGAATCCACAATAAACTTACGCATCATTGAGCGATCAGATGCTGTCTCATTTCCACAACCAGATCCATTTGAGAACCCACCATCAGTTGTTTGACGATAATAATATCCTGGTACAATCTTATTAAAATCAGAATCCGCTGTTGCTCCTGTATGGTTATAAACCACATCCATTACCACACGAATTCCATTTTCGTGTAAAGATTGGACCATTTGTTTAAACTCATTAATACGAACCTCACCATGCTCAGGATCCGTTGAATAAGACCCTTCAGGAACATTATAATTTTGAGGATCATAACCCCAGTTAAATTGAGGCTCATCTAATTTTGTCTCATCGATTGAACGATGATCAAATGCTGGAAGTAAATGCAGATGAGTAATACCCAAATCCGTTAAATGATCCGTTGCCCCCTCTTCAGTAAACTGTAAAAACTTCCCGATATTTTTAAATCCTGCTGACTCATGACTTGACCAGTCACGCATATGCAACTCATAAATCACCGCATCTGTTGGAGTTCCACTAAACTCAGGACTCACATCACTGGACCAGTTTTCAGGATCCGTTAAATCTAAATCAACAACCATTGCACGATTCCCATTTACCCCAACCGCACGAGCATAAGGATCAACTGCTTCGTTCGTTTGACCTGAAACCGTCACTTCATACGTATAATAAGTCAGATTCAAATCACCACTAACATCTGCAACCCAAGTTCCTTTAACATCACGAGTCATATCGATTTGCTCAATTAAATTATCTCCACTACCTGCTTCATATAAATTTAAAACGACATGACTAGCTGTTGGTGCCCATACTCTAAATGATGTTTTATCCTTAGAATAAGTAAATCCTAAATCATCACCTTCATAATAGAATGCATCATTAAACTCTTCAGAATCAAAAAGCCCTGTAAATGATACTTCGATTGCATCCTTAAATCCTTCTTTTGCAATCGTATAAGAATCCTCTAAACTAATATTCTCTTTTAATAAAGCAACAATTGTAGAACTAGACTCATCTAACATCACTTGATCTAATTCTAAAATATTTCCTTGGCTATCGCGTACTTCGACACCTTCCGTCGATGTAATTGGAGCTGCTCCTGTAAACATAATTTTATTTAACGACTTAAACGTTGCTGTTGATAAACGTGGCGTTAAATCAACATCTGCCTCACTATAATAAATATTAGAATCACCTTCTAATAAATAAACATTCAATACACCCTCAGTCGCTTTAGTTAAATCAATAAAACGATCCTGATCAATATCTCTAGAATCCCAGTTACCTTTTCGCATAATAATTCCAAGCTTATCGGCACCATTTAAATCCTTTAAATTAATCTTAAAGATCTTTCCATAATCATCTTCATCTTCAAATGAATAAGACAATCCTTCCTGACCGTCAACCCATCCCCAAATATTCCATTTCTTATACTTATCATCATATCGACGATAATGTACAAACACTTGAACCTCAGCTTCCTCATCACTTACAGTCGATACAGTATCATTACCTGCAGTCTCTAACTTCACAACTTCGCCACCGGCTCCCGCTGGTGCTTCAGTTAAATAACCACACTGCCCCTCAGAAACCCAAATCTCAGTATCATCCTCAACCTTGATTCGCTGGTCCTCATCACAGTTTTTCTCTTGCCAATCCCCCTTACGAATAATGAATCCCGCTTCATTGCCTTTGGCAACCTCAATCTCTGCAATATAACCAAAGTCATCTTTAGCAGTAAAATCAATTTGCTCCATATCCTCAGTCCCAGTATCCCAAGCCCAAATATTCCATTCATCGTATACTCCGTCAGTGCGTTGATAATGAATCGTCAACTTCGCATCATCCGTCGCATGAATCCTCCCATTTTGTAAAATAGATGTTACCATAATTGCTATTGCTAGCATCAAAGAAATTTTACGTCGCATACTAGACCCCCTATATAAAGTTACATTCCTAATTCTACCACAACCAAAGGTTTATAAGTATACGCTTACACAATGTCGTAATCGGTTACCTACAAAATAAAAAAGATAGTCCATTACGGACCATCTTCTACTGAAATTTGTAAAGTTTACTATCATTATTTAAAATCTCTTCAATTGGAAGAGGCTTAGAAATTAAATACCCTTGAACAAGCTCACAATAATTATCTAAAACATAACTCAACTCATCATAGGTCTCAATACCCTCAGCAACTAACTCAACGGCTAAATCATCTGCTAAATTTCTAATCAACTTCACAATCGCTTGCGTCTTCTTATTTTGATGAATATCTTTAATAAACGAACGATCAATCTTAATAACCTGTGCATTTAACTGATTTACATAGTGAATCGATGAATAGCCTGTTCCAAAATCGTCTAAAACAATTTGAACGCCCATTTTTTTCAAAGTCTCTAAATTCTTATTACCAATTGTAATATTATCAATTAAAATTTGCTCTGTAACTTCAATACAAATTTTATGAGCATCAACCTCATAAAATTTTAAATTATCTTCAATATACTTAACTAAAGTTTCATCCGCTAAAGTCACACCTGTAATATTGATTGATACCTTAGGAAACTCAACTCCCTCATGATCGTACTGATGAATTGTACGTAACACTTCTTTTAATACCCAAAAGTCTAATTGTTTAATATCGCTAATTTCATATAAGTAGGGTAAGAATGAACCTGGAGCAAGCGTCCCTCTATTTGGATGATTCCATCTGATTAACGCTTCTAATTTACTAACAATATTCGTTTTAGCATTGACAATGGGTTGGAAATATAAAACAAGCTCATCATTTGCTAGACCTTGAATAAATTCATTTCTAACACGAATCGATTCTAAATACTTTTCCTTTGTCGAAGCATTAATTGTTACAAAAAATTCATTTTTATCTTTAATTAAATGACGTTTTACATACTCATAATAAACTAAATATTGCTCATAAGGTTCAATTGGATACAGTTCCATACAGAATGCTTTAAATTGTCCAGAAAAAGAATAATTATTAATCACAATTCCATTATGAATTAAGTTATTTAAAAGTTCTAACTTTGTTTTGATTTCATTCAATTCTAAATTATGTGTTAATATTGCAAATTGGTGTTCCGATATTCTAGCCATCTTACTGTAAATAAATAAGCTTTTTAATCTCTCTACAAAGAAATTTAAAAATTCATTATTCGATTTATCGGTTAATCCACTTTGGTAACTTGTAATTGATAAATCAATAATGGTTAAGAATGAATCTTGGTATTGAATACTAGATTTTAACTCTTCAAATCTTCTTTTTAATCCTTCACTATTTAACGTATTTGTACTTCGATCGTGGAATGCTAAATATTTTACTTCATGAGCAATTTCATACAAATCAGAAACATCACGATTATATCCAATCGTAAAAGACTTCTTAATAATCGGCATTACATACTTTGTTCCACTTGTTTGAATCCAAATATACTTTCCATTACTATGCTTTACTTTTAAAACAATTTGATATCTACCATGTGTTTTTAATGATTCAATTGATTCTTCAAACTTTTTTCGATATTTTGGATGAATTAATGTTGGAAAAAAATTCTTATCTTTTATTTGATTATTATCAGCCAATCCAAGCAATTGATAATTTTGTTTTGACCACCAACTTACATCACGATTATCATAATAAATCCAATAGCCATCATGACTATTTTCAAGAATTTTATTTAATAAAATGATATGTTCGAGTTTATATCGACCAAAATATAAAATTATAAATAAAATCAATCCTCCTATAATATAGTTCATATTTTTTTCCTCCAATAAAACTTATATACCAGTATTATACAATTAAATTTGACAAATTCCTATATGACAAAAATTTCGCTTTCAAAAATAGGATAAAAGCTTTTATAACTGTTAAATCATGGTTTGTATCGTATATATTTATAAAGTTATTGCAATAATCATATAGAATCGTTAAAATAAGTTGTGCTATAATTAGTAGATAAAATTACACATTATGGATGATGATAAAATGAGCACAAATAAAATTAGTGGATTAGTTAGCTTTCATATGAAGCTAACGCAAGGACTCGATGTAACGGAAACGAAATTCGATACATCTGCCACATTATATAAAAAAAATGAAAAATTCTTTTTGTTTTTTAATGAAACTAATTTTGAAGATGATTCTATAACAAAATGCCGTTATGAAATGGACGATAACTCAGTTCGAATTCGTAGAGATGGACCAATTATTATGGATCAAATTTATAAGATTAGTGAGCTACAATCAGGATATATCAAGACTATCTATGGTCAATTAGATACAAAGTCTAAAACTCATCGGTTATCTTTAGAAATTTTAGACGCCACGTTAACTCTTAATTTAGATTACGATTTATTTGTATCTAATGAAAGAGCAGGTAATTATAAATTAACTGTTATATTCAATAAGGAGGATATCTAGCTAATATGATACAAACATTAAAAGAAAACTTAAAAGCAGAGATTAAACAAGCTGTTTTAACATGTGGATACATTACTGAGTCAGATGATTTAAATGTTATTTTAGAAAATTCAAAGGATGTAAGTCATGGGGATTATTCAACAAATATTGCTATGCAACTTACAAAGATAGCTAAAAAAAATCCTCGTATGATTGCAGAAGAAATTCTTAATAATTTTAATGCTGAGTCTGCGAATGTAGAAAAAATTGAAATTGCTGGGCCTGGGTTCATTAACTTTTTCATGAAAAAATCTGCATTTACGCAATCGATTAAAAATATTATTGAGTTAGGTCATGAGTTTGGTACTAGCAAAAGTGGAAATGGATTAAAATACAACGTAGAATACGTTTCGGCTAATCCAACTGGAGACTTACATTTAGGACATGCTCGTGGTGCTGCATTAGGAGATTCTTTATGTAGAATTTTAACTAAAGCAGGGTACGATGTAACTCGTGAATACTATGTAAATGATGCTGGAAATCAAATTCATAACTTAGTTATTTCAGCATATGCACGCTACTTGCAAGCTTTAGGTTTAGAAGCTGAAATGCCAGAAGACGGGTATCATGGGCCAGACATCATTGCTTTAGGACAATCTATGGTGGAACAATATGGTGATAAACTTGTTAATAAATTAGACGAAAACTACAAGTTAATTCGTGAAATGTCACTTGAATATGAATTAAATAAAATTCGTAAAGACTTAGATATGTTCGGTGTGGAGTTTGATATGTACACAAGTGAGCAAGAGTTATATGATAATAACTTAGTACAAGAGTCTATTAAATTACTAGAAGAAAAAGGATTCATCTATGAAGAAGATGGAGCAGTTTGGTTCCGTTCGACTGATTTTGGTGATGACAAAGATCGTGTATTAAAGAAATCAGATGGTTCGTACACTTATTTAACTCCAGATATTGCTAATCATATTGAGAAATTAAAACGTGGTAATGATAAATTAGTAGATATTTGGGGAGCAGACCATCACGGATATATTGCGCGCGTAAAGGCATCTATGCAGGCTTTAGGATATGAAGCGGATAAATTAGAAGTAGATATTATTCAAATGGTTCGTCTAATTAAAGATGGTGAAGAATTTAAAATGTCTAAACGTACAGGGAAAGCTGTAACAATTCGT is a window of Turicibacter sanguinis DNA encoding:
- the argS gene encoding arginine--tRNA ligase: MIQTLKENLKAEIKQAVLTCGYITESDDLNVILENSKDVSHGDYSTNIAMQLTKIAKKNPRMIAEEILNNFNAESANVEKIEIAGPGFINFFMKKSAFTQSIKNIIELGHEFGTSKSGNGLKYNVEYVSANPTGDLHLGHARGAALGDSLCRILTKAGYDVTREYYVNDAGNQIHNLVISAYARYLQALGLEAEMPEDGYHGPDIIALGQSMVEQYGDKLVNKLDENYKLIREMSLEYELNKIRKDLDMFGVEFDMYTSEQELYDNNLVQESIKLLEEKGFIYEEDGAVWFRSTDFGDDKDRVLKKSDGSYTYLTPDIANHIEKLKRGNDKLVDIWGADHHGYIARVKASMQALGYEADKLEVDIIQMVRLIKDGEEFKMSKRTGKAVTIRELVDEVGVDAVRYFFVMRSGETQMDFDLDLATKKSNENPVYYAQYAHARTCSILRQAEEKGFNVELKDQYNHITHEKEFEVIKLMGDFPIVVGDAANKRRPHLICNYINDLATAFHSLYNAEKVINEENVEKTNEKLALIKALEITIKNALELIGVSAPERM
- the pulA gene encoding type I pullulanase, yielding MRRKISLMLAIAIMVTSILQNGRIHATDDAKLTIHYQRTDGVYDEWNIWAWDTGTEDMEQIDFTAKDDFGYIAEIEVAKGNEAGFIIRKGDWQEKNCDEDQRIKVEDDTEIWVSEGQCGYLTEAPAGAGGEVVKLETAGNDTVSTVSDEEAEVQVFVHYRRYDDKYKKWNIWGWVDGQEGLSYSFEDEDDYGKIFKINLKDLNGADKLGIIMRKGNWDSRDIDQDRFIDLTKATEGVLNVYLLEGDSNIYYSEADVDLTPRLSTATFKSLNKIMFTGAAPITSTEGVEVRDSQGNILELDQVMLDESSSTIVALLKENISLEDSYTIAKEGFKDAIEVSFTGLFDSEEFNDAFYYEGDDLGFTYSKDKTSFRVWAPTASHVVLNLYEAGSGDNLIEQIDMTRDVKGTWVADVSGDLNLTYYTYEVTVSGQTNEAVDPYARAVGVNGNRAMVVDLDLTDPENWSSDVSPEFSGTPTDAVIYELHMRDWSSHESAGFKNIGKFLQFTEEGATDHLTDLGITHLHLLPAFDHRSIDETKLDEPQFNWGYDPQNYNVPEGSYSTDPEHGEVRINEFKQMVQSLHENGIRVVMDVVYNHTGATADSDFNKIVPGYYYRQTTDGGFSNGSGCGNETASDRSMMRKFIVDSVKYWATEYHIDGFRFDLMALHDIETMNEVRAALTEIDPTIIVYGEGWDAGGSALEQNEAALKIYASQMPGIGMFSDDIRDGVKGSVFNAEEPGFVNGQFSFDERVKFGIVGATKHSQIDYNRVSLAGGSRGPWATEASQSINYVSAHDNNTLYDKLVATLPDADEETIKLMQKQANAIVLTAQGVPFLHAGVEMMRTKDGDHNSYNASDEVNQIDWNWKEENADVYNYYKGLIALRSAHPAFRMSAQEDIQANLTFMEDVPVGVIAFNLGNNANGDTASDITVIHNATDSEQVITLPKSADWQLVANGEVAGTDVIEVVKGDSVTVTPHSSYVLMIDDSISSDGEWAQVLLIAGAALLVVAGTVAYIVYDKKKKSSK
- a CDS encoding EAL domain-containing protein; the protein is MNYIIGGLILFIILYFGRYKLEHIILLNKILENSHDGYWIYYDNRDVSWWSKQNYQLLGLADNNQIKDKNFFPTLIHPKYRKKFEESIESLKTHGRYQIVLKVKHSNGKYIWIQTSGTKYVMPIIKKSFTIGYNRDVSDLYEIAHEVKYLAFHDRSTNTLNSEGLKRRFEELKSSIQYQDSFLTIIDLSITSYQSGLTDKSNNEFLNFFVERLKSLFIYSKMARISEHQFAILTHNLELNEIKTKLELLNNLIHNGIVINNYSFSGQFKAFCMELYPIEPYEQYLVYYEYVKRHLIKDKNEFFVTINASTKEKYLESIRVRNEFIQGLANDELVLYFQPIVNAKTNIVSKLEALIRWNHPNRGTLAPGSFLPYLYEISDIKQLDFWVLKEVLRTIHQYDHEGVEFPKVSINITGVTLADETLVKYIEDNLKFYEVDAHKICIEVTEQILIDNITIGNKNLETLKKMGVQIVLDDFGTGYSSIHYVNQLNAQVIKIDRSFIKDIHQNKKTQAIVKLIRNLADDLAVELVAEGIETYDELSYVLDNYCELVQGYLISKPLPIEEILNNDSKLYKFQ
- a CDS encoding DUF1934 domain-containing protein, with the protein product MSTNKISGLVSFHMKLTQGLDVTETKFDTSATLYKKNEKFFLFFNETNFEDDSITKCRYEMDDNSVRIRRDGPIIMDQIYKISELQSGYIKTIYGQLDTKSKTHRLSLEILDATLTLNLDYDLFVSNERAGNYKLTVIFNKEDI